One Urocitellus parryii isolate mUroPar1 chromosome 8, mUroPar1.hap1, whole genome shotgun sequence DNA window includes the following coding sequences:
- the Hdac2 gene encoding histone deacetylase 2, translating into MAYSQGGGKKKVCYYYDGDIGNYYYGQGHPMKPHRIRMTHNLLLNYGLYRKMEIYRPHKATAEEMTKYHSDEYIKFLRSIRPDNMSEYSKQMQRFNVGEDCPVFDGLFEFCQLSTGGSVAGAVKLNRQQTDMAVNWAGGLHHAKKSEASGFCYVNDIVLAILELLKYHQRVLYIDIDIHHGDGVEEAFYTTDRVMTVSFHKYGEYFPGTGDLRDIGAGKGKYYAVNFPMRDGIDDESYGQIFKPIISKVMEMYQPSAVVLQCGADSLSGDRLGCFNLTVKGHAKCVEVVKTFNLPLLMLGGGGYTIRNVARCWTYETAVALDCEIPNELPYNDYFEYFGPDFKLHISPSNMTNQNTPEYMEKIKQRLFENLRMLPHAPGVQMQAIPEDAVHEDSGDEDGEDPDKRISIRASDKRIACDEEFSDSEDEGEGGRRNVADHKKGAKKARIEEDKKETEDKKADVKEEDKSKDNSGEKTDTKGAKSEQLSNP; encoded by the exons GTGATATTGGAAATTATTATTATGGACAGGGACATCCCATGAAACCTCATAGAATCCGCATGACTCACAACTTGCTGTTAAATTATGGTTTatacagaaaaatggaaatatat AGACCCCATAAAGCCACTGCTGAGGAAATGACAAAATATCACAGTGATGAGTATATCAAATTTCTACGGTCAATAAGACCAGATAATATGTCTGAGTATAGTAAGCAAATGCAGAGAT TCAATGTTGGAGAAGATTGTCCAGTGTTTGATGGACTGTTTGAGTTTTGTCAGCTTTCCACTGGTGGCTCAGTTG CTGGGGCTGTGAAGCTAAACCGGCAGCAAACTGATATGGCTGTTAACTGGGCTGGAGGATTACATCATGCAAAGAAATCAGAAGCATCGGGGTTCTGTTATGTTAATGATATTGTGCTTGCCATCCTTGAATTACTAAA GTATCATCAGAGAGTCTTATATATTGATATAGATATCCATCATGGTGATGGtgttgaagaagctttttataCAACAGATCGTGTAATGACTGTTTCATTCCATAAGTATGGGGAATACTTTCCTGGCACAGGAGACTTGAGG GATATTGGTGCTGGAAAAGGCAAATACTATGCTGTCAATTTTCCAATGAGAGATGGTATAGATGATGAGTCATATGGGCAGATATTTAAGCCT ATTATCTCAAAAGTGATGGAGATGTATCAGCCAAGTGCGGTGGTATTACAGTGTGGTGCAGACTCATTGTCTGGTGATAGGCTTGGTTGCTTCAATCTAACAGTCAAAG GTCATGCTAAATGTGTAGAAGTTGTAAAAACTTTTAACTTACCATTACTGATGCTTGGGGGAGGAGGATACACAATCCGCAACGTTGCCCGATGCTGGACATATGAGACCGCAGTTGCCCTTGATTGTGAGATTCCCAATG aGCTGCCATATAATGATTACTTTGAATATTTTGGACCCGACTTCAAACTGCATATTAGTCCTTCAAACATGACAAACCAGAATACTCCAGAATATATGGAAAAGATAAA ACAGCGTTTATTTGAAAATTTGCGCATGTTACCTCATGCACCTGGTGTCCAGATGCAAGCTATTCCAGAAGATGCTGTTCATGAAGACAGTGGAGACGAAGATGGAGAAGATCCAGACAAGAGAATTTCTA TTCGAGCATCAGACAAGCGAATAGCTTGTGATGAAGAATTCTCAGATTCTGAGGATGAAGGGGAAGGAGGGCGTAGAAATGTGGCTGATCATAAGAAAGGAGCAAAGAAAGCTAGAATTGAAGAAGACAAGAAGGAAACAGAGGACAAAAAAGCAG